The following proteins are co-located in the Apium graveolens cultivar Ventura chromosome 5, ASM990537v1, whole genome shotgun sequence genome:
- the LOC141724025 gene encoding uncharacterized protein LOC141724025: MAQKKQSKEPCKQEACNIQACLSKNNFLPQKCVRVIELLQSCCEQCKYQSTHCAAVDSLLKEHK, encoded by the exons ATGGCGCAGAAGAAGCAGAGCAAAGAGCCATGTAAGCAAGAGGCCTGCAACATCCAAGCTTGTCTCTCCAAGAACAATTTTCTCCCACAAAA GTGTGTCAGAGTCATCGAGTTGCTACAATCATGCTGTGAACAATGCAAATACCAGTCAACACACTGTGCCGCAGTAGATTCTCTTCTAAAGGAACACAAATAA
- the LOC141661790 gene encoding putative magnesium transporter NIPA4, which translates to MAMEEVNHHSWRDSYRGMSSDNVKGLVLALSSSLFIGASFIVKKKGLKKAGSTGVRAGVGGYSYLYEPLWWVGMITMIVGEIANFAAYAFAPAILVTPLGALSIIISAVLAHIILREKLHIFGVLGCILCVVGSTTIVLHAPQERAIESVKEVWDLATEPGFLLYASMVLAAVFVLIFRFVPQYGQTHIMCYIGVCSLVGSISVMSVKAIGIALKLTLSGVNQLIYPQTWAFTMVVILCVLTQMNYLNKALDTFNTAVVSPIYYVMFTSLTILASVIMFKDWDRQSPTQIVTEMCGFVTILSGTFLLHRTKDMTDGPAPLPVRLPRHTDEDEGIPLRRQETVSRSM; encoded by the exons ATGGCTATGGAAGAGGTGAATCATCATAGCTGGAGAGATTCATATAGGGGAATGTCATCTGATAATGTCAAGGGTTTAGTGTTGGCATTGTCTTCGAGTTTATTTATTGGTGCTAGCTTTATTGTTAAGAAGAAAGGGTTAAAAAAAGCAGGTTCTACAGGTGTTAGAGCAG GGGTTGGAGGATATTCATACTTATATGAACCACTATGGTGGGTGGGTATGATAACAA TGATTGTTGGAGAGATTGCAAATTTTGCAGCTTATGCATTTGCACCAGCTATTCTAGTCACTCCTCTTGGCGCTCTCAGCATTATTATCAG CGCTGTACTTGCACATATAATTTTAAGAGAGAAGCTACACATTTTTGGGGTTCTTGGTTGTATTTTATGTGTAGTGGGCTCAACCACCATTGTTCTGCATGCTCCTCAAGAACGTGCTATCGAGTCTGTAAAGGAAGTGTGGGATCTTGCTACAGAGCCAG GTTTTCTTTTGTATGCATCAATGGTGTTAGCAGCTGTGTTCGTACTTATATTCCGCTTTGTTCCACAATATGGCCAAACACATATAATGTGCTACATCGGAGTTTGTTCGCTAGTTGGTTCTATATCA GTCATGAGTGTTAAGGCAATTGGAATTGCTCTAAAGCTAACATTATCGGGAGTGAATCAGCTAATTTATCCCCAAACATGGGCTTTTACAATGGTAGTTATCCTTTGTGTACTCACACAAATGAATTATTTAAACAAG GCTCTTGACACGTTTAATACAGCTGTTGTTTCGCCGATTTACTACGTTATGTTTACATCGCTAACTATTTTGGCTAGTGTGATAATGTTCAAG GATTGGGATAGGCAGAGCCCAACACAAATTGTCACAGAAATGTGTGGGTTTGTGACAATCCTCTCTGGAACATTTTTGCTTCACAGAACAAAGGACATGACTGATG GTCCAGCGCCTCTCCCAGTGCGTCTTCCAAGGCACACAGATGAGGATGAAGGTATTCCTCTTAGACGACAAGAAACAGTATCAAGGTCAATGTGA